A DNA window from Micromonospora inyonensis contains the following coding sequences:
- a CDS encoding type I polyketide synthase, translating to MSEPQTTVGEAPVGRTEPIAIIGLACRLPKAPDPGAFWELLRDGVEAVGEPPADRWRDVGEPPVDVRRAGFLDRVDTFDAAFFGVSPREAAAMDPQQRLMLELSWEVMEEARIVPATVRDTRTGVFVGAIWDDYATLSYRGGPEAVSPHTVTGLHRSILANRVSHHFGLTGPSMTVDTGQSSSLVSVQLACESLRRGESSLAIAAGVNLIMAPESTTGMARTGALSPDGRCHTFDARANGYVRGEGGAAVLLKPLARALADGDRVHAVILGGAVNNDGVAEGLTVPSRVAQEEVLRLAYADAGVDPHDVQYVELHGTGTRVGDPVEAGALGRVLGAGRPADAPLLVGSVKTNVGHLEGAAGVVGLLKAVLALRHRHLPASLNFTTPNPAIPLDDLRLRVQQRAGDWPRPDAPLLAGVSSFGIGGTNCHLVLAAAPEQPAGREPSGGVAGCRGPFLPSGDEEGAPATTWRTATTWRTATTGAERATGAAGGTAREAATGAAGEVTGWPLSARGEAALRDQAANLARHLDAHPDLDPAVVAHSLATTRTRFDHRAVVVAGDIVEARTALTALAQGLPDGGLVTGTRTPGKVVFAFPGQGSQWVGMALGLLDTHPVFTAQLHRCAEALAPYTDWNLIDVLRGEPGTPPLDRVDVLQPALWAMIISLAETWRAHGVEPDAVIGHSQGEIAAAYVAGALTLDDSARLVARRAQAITAIAGTGGMVSIPLPPDQVDLTPWAGRLHVGALNGPYSTVVSGDLDALDEITAAHAERGITCRRVNIDYASHTHHVEPLRERWNEMLGELRPTATRIPFWSTVAAGPVDGTALTADYWYGNLRNPVRLDETVRALAAAGHNHFVEPSPHPVLTVGIQDSLDASHVAGTTTGTLKRGDGGPRRLLLSLATVHTRTERTPVLAADPEHVPDGAVDLPTYPFQRQAYWIAAGPVPTGPAPGGAPHPVRDAEPVRDSRPGLTGTLAERLALLPAPEQSRLTLDLVRKNAAAVLGHASDAAIGVDLSFRDLGFDSVLSLELRNRLAAATGLRLASGLLFNHPTPAALAGHLRDHLVGGGVDPAATRADADADEPIAVVAIGCRYPGDVRSSEDLWRLVAGGVDAIGELPTNRGWDLEGLFDPEPGVPGKSYARHGGFLHRADEFDEEFFGISPREAAAMDPQQRLLLETSWEAFERAGIDPTALRGSRTGVFMGLMSQEYGPRLYETSAGSDGYRLTGSTASVASGRISYVFGFEGPAFTVDTACSSSLVAIHLAVQSLRRGESDLAVTGGACVMSSPGIFVEFSRQRGLAPDGRCKAFGAGADGTGWAEGAGVLLLERLSDARRNGHRVLAVIRGSAINSDGASNGLTAPNGPSQERLISDALADAGLSPADVDAVEAHGTGTQLGDPIEAGALLATYGQGRPADRPLRLGSLKSNIGHSQAAAGVGGVIKMIEALRHDLLPPTLHAAEPSPHVEWSSGAVALLTEAVPWPRDARPRRGAVSSFGISGTNAHVILEEAPADADAAPADDDVPPVMVGAVALPLSARGPAALRDQAANLARHLDAHPDLDPAVVAHTLATTRARFDHRAVVVAADPDATREALTALAEGRSAPNLVTGTPTEGKTVFVFPGQGSQWVGMALGLLDTHPVFTAQLHRCAEALAPYTDWNLIDVLRGEPDTPPLDRVDVIQPVLWAMMISLAETWRAHGVEPDAVIGHSQGEIAAAYVAGALTLDDSARVVARRSQAITALAGTGGMVSVPLPVEQVDLAPWDGRIHVAAINGPHSTVVAGEAAALDDLVASFQARDVNARRIDVDYASHTPFVEPIREQVHELLGKIRPRASRIPFWSTYTGGLLDTTELGTGYWFQNLRNTVRFAETVRGLAAAGHTHFVETSPHPVLTIGIQDTLDAADHPGTTTGTLKRGEGTAARLLLSLAHVHTHTGHRPRLVADPAYVPRGTVDLPTYPFQPHRHWLAAPSGATPARDAGHRFLEAEIDLAGDAGVLLSGRLSRRTHPWLADHAVRDTVLLPGTALVDLASYAADRAGCGVVDDLVLEAPLVLPVTGGVEIQVSVSPGDDPERRTLAVHSRPAADGTGTDRTWVRNATGTLAGAEPGDGPRLDEWPPARATPWDLTDAYPRLADAGYRYGPTFRGLHRAWRDGDDLYAEVRLADDHTVTGFHMHPALLDAALHPLVLSLLDGDTRGGIALPFAWSGVRVHAVEATALRVHVRRTGELSAALTLTDGSGAPVAEVESLTLQPAAPAQLSAAEAHRDSLLEVAWTEVTAPPTTGTIRLAVLGESDLDAVGATVYPDLAALLAAVEAGARVPDVVVATAGAPEPEMVPATHSAVTAALDLLQQWLASDRLDASRLVLTTFRAVAADPGEPVRDPATTAVWGLLRTAQTEHPGRFVLVDLDTPSHLRVPAAVATGEPQVAVRGDALRVPRLAHAGTGQTLAVPETTDWRLVAEPRGTIDNLALVGPAGTDRPLADGEVRVAVRAAGLNFRDVLISLDMYPGAATMGCEAAGVVVEVGAGVTDLAPGDRVMGLFPGGAFGPVAVADHRLLTRIPAGWTFALAASGPTVFLTAWYGLVDLADLRSGERVLIHAATGGVGMAAVQVARHLGAEVFATASPPKWDTLVEAGFDDAHIANSRTLDFEQWFADATGQEGVDVVLNSLAGEFTDASLRLLRRGGRFVEMGKTDIRPAERVAADHPDVTYRFFDLLTVDPDRIRGMFAALMDLFDAGVLEPSPITTWPIDRAPAAFRHLQQARHVGKLVLTLPGALDPEGTVLITGGTGTLGRLLARHLVTRHSVRHLLLTGRRGRDADGVAELEKELAELGAEVTVAACDVADREALARVLDAVPAAHPLTAVVHTAGLLDDATVEALAPDQVARVLRPKVDGSWHLHDLTRDRPLDAFVLFSSVAGTIGLAGQGNYAAANAFLDGLAALRRSTGRTATSLAWGLWAESSGMTGHLAEADLARMSRAGVAGLSNEEGLALFDLAVARDQAHLVPVRLDRAALRGRTDRDTVPGMFRDLVPPPGRRVVERVTRGTGSASSWADQLAQLPQERRHDALVRLLSTEVASVLGRNGGIDHGQTFRDLGFDSLASVELRNRLRTATGLRLSAGVVFEYPRVGELAEVLLDQVLAAGKA from the coding sequence GTGAGCGAACCGCAGACCACCGTGGGTGAGGCACCCGTGGGGCGTACCGAACCCATAGCGATCATCGGACTCGCCTGTCGGCTGCCGAAGGCACCTGACCCGGGAGCCTTCTGGGAGTTGCTGCGCGACGGGGTCGAGGCCGTCGGCGAACCGCCGGCAGACCGGTGGCGGGACGTGGGCGAGCCGCCGGTGGACGTACGCCGGGCCGGTTTCCTCGACCGGGTCGACACCTTCGACGCGGCCTTCTTCGGGGTCAGCCCCCGGGAGGCCGCGGCGATGGACCCGCAGCAGCGGCTGATGCTGGAGCTGAGCTGGGAGGTAATGGAGGAGGCCCGGATCGTTCCCGCCACGGTACGGGACACCCGCACCGGGGTCTTCGTCGGCGCCATCTGGGACGACTACGCGACGCTGTCCTACCGGGGCGGCCCGGAGGCGGTCTCCCCGCACACGGTCACCGGGCTGCACCGCAGCATCCTCGCCAACCGGGTCTCGCACCACTTCGGCCTCACCGGGCCGAGTATGACCGTCGACACCGGGCAGTCCTCGTCGTTGGTGTCCGTGCAGCTGGCCTGCGAGAGCCTGCGGCGCGGCGAGTCCAGCCTGGCCATCGCGGCCGGGGTGAACCTGATCATGGCTCCGGAGAGCACCACCGGCATGGCCCGGACCGGAGCGCTCTCCCCCGACGGCCGCTGTCACACCTTCGACGCCCGCGCCAACGGCTACGTCCGGGGTGAGGGCGGCGCGGCCGTGCTGCTCAAGCCCCTGGCTCGGGCGCTGGCCGACGGCGACCGCGTGCACGCGGTCATCCTCGGCGGCGCGGTCAACAACGACGGGGTTGCCGAGGGGCTCACGGTACCCAGCCGGGTGGCGCAGGAGGAGGTGCTGCGGCTGGCGTACGCCGATGCCGGCGTCGACCCGCACGACGTGCAGTACGTCGAGCTGCACGGCACCGGCACCCGGGTCGGCGACCCGGTCGAGGCGGGCGCGCTGGGCCGGGTGCTCGGCGCGGGCCGCCCGGCCGACGCGCCGCTGCTGGTCGGCTCGGTCAAGACCAACGTCGGTCACCTGGAGGGCGCGGCCGGCGTCGTCGGCCTACTCAAGGCGGTGCTCGCCCTGCGTCACCGGCACCTGCCGGCCAGCCTGAACTTCACCACCCCCAACCCGGCCATCCCCCTGGACGACCTGCGGCTGCGGGTGCAGCAGCGGGCCGGCGACTGGCCCCGGCCGGACGCGCCCCTGCTCGCCGGGGTCTCCTCGTTCGGCATCGGTGGCACCAACTGCCACCTGGTGCTCGCCGCCGCCCCGGAGCAACCGGCCGGCAGGGAGCCGTCGGGAGGCGTGGCTGGTTGCAGGGGGCCCTTCCTACCGTCTGGTGATGAGGAGGGGGCCCCTGCAACCACCTGGCGCACCGCAACCACCTGGCGCACCGCAACCACCGGCGCGGAACGGGCGACCGGGGCAGCGGGCGGGACGGCGCGCGAAGCGGCGACCGGGGCGGCGGGCGAGGTGACCGGGTGGCCGCTCTCCGCTCGCGGGGAGGCCGCCCTGCGCGACCAGGCCGCCAACCTGGCCCGGCACCTCGACGCCCACCCCGACCTCGACCCGGCCGTGGTCGCGCACAGCCTGGCCACCACGCGGACCCGGTTCGACCACCGGGCCGTGGTGGTCGCCGGGGACATCGTCGAGGCGCGGACGGCGCTGACCGCGCTGGCCCAGGGGCTACCCGACGGCGGGCTGGTCACCGGCACCCGCACCCCGGGGAAGGTGGTCTTCGCGTTCCCCGGGCAGGGGTCGCAGTGGGTCGGCATGGCGCTGGGGCTGCTCGACACCCACCCCGTGTTCACCGCCCAGCTGCACCGCTGCGCCGAGGCGCTCGCCCCGTACACCGACTGGAACCTGATCGACGTCCTGCGTGGTGAGCCGGGCACCCCGCCGCTGGACCGGGTGGACGTGCTCCAGCCGGCGCTCTGGGCAATGATCATCTCGCTGGCGGAGACCTGGCGGGCGCACGGCGTCGAGCCGGACGCGGTGATCGGCCACAGCCAGGGCGAGATCGCCGCCGCGTACGTCGCCGGAGCCCTCACCCTCGACGACTCGGCACGGCTCGTCGCCCGTCGGGCCCAGGCGATCACCGCGATCGCCGGCACCGGCGGCATGGTCTCCATCCCCCTCCCGCCGGACCAGGTCGACCTGACCCCGTGGGCCGGGCGGCTGCACGTCGGCGCGCTGAACGGGCCGTACTCCACCGTGGTCTCCGGCGACCTGGACGCCCTCGACGAGATCACCGCCGCGCACGCGGAGCGGGGGATCACCTGCCGCCGGGTCAACATCGACTACGCCTCGCACACCCACCACGTGGAGCCGCTGCGCGAGCGATGGAACGAGATGCTCGGCGAGCTGCGGCCGACCGCCACGCGGATCCCGTTCTGGTCGACGGTGGCCGCCGGGCCGGTCGACGGCACCGCCCTGACCGCGGACTACTGGTACGGGAACCTGCGTAACCCGGTCCGCCTCGACGAGACCGTCCGGGCGCTGGCGGCGGCCGGGCACAACCACTTCGTCGAGCCCAGCCCGCACCCGGTGCTGACCGTCGGCATCCAGGACAGCCTGGACGCGAGCCACGTCGCCGGCACCACCACCGGCACCCTCAAACGCGGTGACGGCGGCCCGCGCCGGCTGCTGCTCTCGTTGGCCACCGTGCACACCCGCACCGAACGGACGCCGGTCCTCGCCGCCGATCCGGAGCACGTCCCGGACGGCGCGGTCGACCTGCCCACGTACCCGTTCCAGCGCCAGGCGTACTGGATCGCCGCCGGGCCGGTCCCGACGGGGCCCGCGCCGGGCGGTGCACCGCACCCGGTCCGGGACGCGGAGCCCGTCCGGGACTCCCGGCCCGGGCTGACCGGCACGCTGGCCGAACGGCTCGCCCTGCTGCCCGCGCCCGAGCAGTCCCGGCTGACGCTCGACCTGGTCCGCAAGAACGCCGCGGCGGTGCTCGGCCATGCCTCCGACGCCGCGATCGGGGTCGACCTCTCCTTCCGGGACCTGGGCTTCGACTCGGTGCTCTCGCTGGAGCTGCGCAACCGGCTCGCCGCGGCCACCGGGCTGCGGCTCGCCTCGGGCCTGCTGTTCAACCACCCGACCCCGGCCGCCCTCGCCGGGCACCTGCGCGACCACCTGGTCGGCGGCGGTGTCGACCCGGCGGCCACCCGGGCGGACGCGGACGCGGACGAGCCGATCGCGGTGGTGGCCATCGGCTGCCGCTACCCCGGCGACGTCCGCTCGTCGGAGGACCTGTGGCGGCTGGTCGCCGGGGGTGTCGACGCGATCGGCGAGTTACCCACCAACCGGGGCTGGGACCTCGAGGGGCTGTTCGACCCGGAGCCCGGCGTGCCCGGGAAGTCGTACGCCCGGCACGGTGGCTTCCTGCACCGGGCCGACGAGTTCGACGAGGAGTTCTTCGGGATCAGTCCGCGCGAGGCCGCCGCCATGGACCCGCAGCAGCGGTTGCTGCTGGAGACCTCGTGGGAGGCGTTCGAGCGGGCCGGCATCGACCCGACCGCGCTGCGCGGCAGCCGCACCGGCGTGTTCATGGGGCTGATGTCCCAGGAGTACGGACCACGCCTGTACGAGACGTCGGCCGGCTCCGACGGGTACCGGCTCACCGGCAGCACCGCCAGCGTCGCCTCCGGACGGATCTCGTACGTCTTCGGGTTCGAGGGCCCGGCGTTCACGGTGGACACCGCCTGCTCCTCGTCGCTGGTGGCGATCCACCTCGCGGTGCAGTCGCTGCGCCGGGGCGAGAGCGACCTGGCGGTCACGGGCGGAGCGTGCGTGATGTCCTCGCCCGGGATCTTCGTCGAGTTCAGCCGGCAGCGCGGTCTCGCGCCGGACGGGCGCTGCAAGGCGTTCGGGGCCGGGGCGGACGGCACCGGCTGGGCCGAGGGCGCCGGGGTGCTGCTGCTGGAGCGGCTCTCCGACGCCCGCCGCAACGGTCACCGGGTACTCGCGGTGATCCGGGGCAGCGCGATCAACTCCGACGGGGCCAGCAACGGGCTCACCGCCCCGAACGGCCCGTCCCAGGAACGGCTGATCTCCGACGCGCTGGCCGACGCCGGTCTCTCCCCCGCCGACGTGGACGCCGTCGAGGCGCACGGCACCGGCACCCAGCTCGGCGACCCGATCGAGGCCGGCGCGCTGCTCGCCACGTACGGGCAGGGCCGGCCGGCGGACCGGCCGCTGCGGCTGGGCTCGCTGAAGTCGAACATCGGGCACAGCCAGGCGGCGGCCGGTGTGGGTGGCGTGATCAAGATGATCGAGGCGCTCCGGCACGACCTGCTGCCGCCCACCCTGCACGCGGCCGAGCCGTCGCCGCACGTGGAGTGGTCGTCCGGCGCGGTCGCCCTGCTCACCGAGGCGGTGCCGTGGCCACGCGATGCGCGACCCCGCCGGGGCGCGGTCTCCTCGTTCGGCATCAGCGGCACCAACGCGCACGTGATCCTGGAGGAGGCCCCGGCCGACGCGGACGCCGCCCCGGCCGACGACGACGTCCCGCCGGTCATGGTGGGCGCGGTCGCCCTGCCACTGTCGGCGCGCGGCCCGGCCGCCCTGCGCGACCAGGCCGCCAACCTGGCCCGGCACCTCGACGCCCACCCGGACCTCGACCCGGCCGTGGTCGCGCACACCCTGGCCACCACCCGGGCGCGGTTCGACCACCGCGCGGTCGTCGTCGCCGCCGACCCGGACGCCACCCGCGAGGCGCTCACCGCCCTCGCCGAGGGACGGTCCGCGCCGAACCTGGTCACCGGCACCCCGACCGAGGGGAAGACCGTCTTCGTCTTCCCCGGGCAGGGGTCGCAGTGGGTCGGCATGGCGCTGGGGCTGCTCGACACCCACCCGGTGTTCACCGCCCAGCTGCACCGCTGCGCCGAGGCGCTCGCCCCGTACACCGACTGGAACCTGATCGACGTCCTGCGCGGTGAGCCGGACACCCCACCGCTGGACCGGGTGGACGTCATCCAGCCCGTCCTCTGGGCCATGATGATCTCCCTGGCGGAGACCTGGCGGGCGCACGGCGTCGAGCCGGACGCGGTGATCGGCCACAGCCAGGGCGAGATCGCCGCCGCGTACGTCGCCGGAGCGCTCACCCTCGACGACTCGGCCCGGGTCGTGGCGCGTCGGTCGCAGGCGATCACCGCGCTCGCCGGCACCGGGGGCATGGTCTCCGTGCCGCTGCCGGTGGAGCAGGTCGACCTGGCCCCGTGGGACGGGCGGATCCACGTCGCGGCGATCAACGGGCCGCACTCCACGGTGGTGGCCGGCGAGGCCGCCGCCCTCGACGACCTGGTCGCGAGCTTCCAGGCCCGGGACGTCAACGCCCGTCGGATCGACGTCGACTACGCCTCGCACACCCCGTTCGTGGAGCCGATCCGGGAGCAGGTGCACGAGCTGCTCGGCAAGATCCGGCCCCGGGCGTCGCGGATCCCGTTCTGGTCCACGTACACCGGCGGCCTGCTGGACACCACCGAGCTGGGCACCGGGTACTGGTTCCAGAACCTGCGCAACACGGTCCGGTTCGCCGAGACCGTCCGGGGGCTGGCCGCCGCCGGGCACACCCACTTCGTCGAGACCAGCCCGCACCCGGTGCTCACCATCGGCATCCAGGACACCCTGGACGCCGCCGACCACCCCGGTACCACCACCGGGACGCTGAAGCGCGGCGAGGGCACCGCCGCCCGGCTGCTGCTCTCGCTGGCCCACGTGCACACCCACACCGGGCACCGGCCCCGGCTGGTCGCCGACCCGGCGTACGTGCCGCGCGGCACGGTCGACCTGCCCACGTACCCGTTCCAGCCGCACCGGCACTGGCTCGCCGCGCCGAGCGGGGCGACTCCGGCCCGGGACGCCGGGCACCGGTTCCTCGAGGCCGAGATCGACCTGGCCGGCGACGCCGGGGTGCTGCTCTCCGGGCGGCTGTCCCGGCGTACGCATCCCTGGCTGGCCGACCACGCGGTACGCGACACCGTGCTGCTCCCCGGCACCGCCCTGGTCGACCTGGCGTCGTACGCCGCCGACCGGGCCGGCTGTGGCGTGGTCGACGACCTGGTCCTGGAGGCGCCACTGGTGCTGCCGGTCACCGGCGGGGTGGAGATCCAGGTGAGCGTCTCCCCCGGGGACGACCCGGAGCGGCGGACGCTGGCCGTCCACTCCCGACCCGCCGCCGACGGCACCGGGACCGACCGGACCTGGGTCCGCAACGCCACCGGCACGCTGGCCGGGGCGGAGCCGGGCGACGGGCCGCGCCTGGACGAGTGGCCCCCGGCTCGGGCGACGCCGTGGGACCTGACCGACGCCTACCCGCGGCTGGCCGACGCCGGCTACCGGTACGGGCCGACCTTCCGTGGCCTGCACCGGGCCTGGCGGGACGGCGACGACCTGTACGCCGAGGTACGGCTCGCCGACGACCACACCGTCACCGGCTTCCACATGCACCCGGCACTGCTCGACGCCGCGCTGCACCCGCTCGTGTTGAGCCTGCTGGACGGGGACACCCGGGGTGGCATCGCCCTGCCGTTCGCCTGGAGCGGCGTCCGGGTGCACGCCGTGGAGGCGACCGCGCTGCGGGTGCACGTCCGGCGCACCGGCGAACTGAGCGCGGCGCTGACCCTGACCGACGGGTCCGGGGCGCCGGTGGCCGAGGTGGAGTCCCTGACCCTGCAACCCGCCGCCCCCGCCCAACTCTCCGCTGCCGAGGCGCACCGCGACTCGCTGCTGGAGGTGGCCTGGACCGAGGTGACCGCGCCACCGACCACCGGCACCATCCGGCTGGCCGTGCTCGGCGAGAGCGACCTGGACGCGGTCGGCGCGACGGTCTATCCGGACCTCGCCGCACTGCTCGCCGCGGTCGAGGCCGGGGCACGGGTGCCGGACGTCGTGGTGGCCACCGCCGGGGCACCGGAACCGGAGATGGTGCCGGCGACCCACTCGGCGGTCACCGCCGCGCTGGACCTGCTCCAGCAGTGGCTGGCCAGCGACCGGCTGGACGCCTCGCGCCTGGTGCTGACCACGTTCCGGGCGGTCGCCGCCGACCCGGGCGAGCCGGTCCGGGACCCGGCGACCACGGCGGTGTGGGGGCTGCTGCGCACCGCGCAGACCGAGCACCCCGGCCGGTTCGTCCTGGTCGACCTGGACACCCCGTCACACCTGCGGGTGCCCGCCGCGGTCGCCACCGGCGAGCCCCAGGTGGCGGTCCGTGGGGACGCGCTGCGCGTACCCCGGCTGGCCCACGCCGGCACCGGGCAGACCCTGGCGGTGCCGGAGACGACCGACTGGCGGCTGGTGGCTGAACCGCGCGGCACCATCGACAACCTGGCCCTGGTCGGACCCGCGGGGACGGACCGCCCGTTGGCCGACGGGGAGGTCCGGGTCGCCGTCCGGGCCGCCGGCCTCAACTTCCGGGACGTGCTGATCTCCCTCGACATGTACCCGGGCGCGGCGACGATGGGCTGCGAGGCGGCCGGGGTGGTCGTCGAGGTCGGCGCCGGTGTGACGGACCTGGCCCCCGGCGACCGGGTGATGGGCCTTTTCCCCGGGGGGGCCTTCGGCCCGGTCGCGGTGGCCGACCACCGGCTGCTCACCCGCATCCCGGCGGGCTGGACCTTCGCGCTCGCCGCCAGCGGGCCGACGGTCTTCCTGACCGCCTGGTACGGCCTGGTCGACCTGGCCGACCTGCGCTCCGGCGAACGGGTGCTGATCCACGCCGCCACCGGCGGGGTGGGGATGGCGGCGGTGCAGGTCGCCCGGCACCTGGGCGCCGAGGTCTTCGCCACGGCCAGCCCGCCGAAATGGGACACGCTGGTGGAGGCGGGTTTCGACGACGCGCACATCGCCAACTCCCGCACCCTGGACTTCGAGCAGTGGTTCGCCGACGCCACCGGGCAGGAGGGCGTGGACGTGGTGCTCAACTCGCTGGCCGGCGAGTTCACCGACGCCTCGCTGCGGCTGCTGCGCCGGGGCGGGCGCTTCGTCGAGATGGGCAAGACCGACATCCGTCCCGCCGAGCGGGTCGCCGCCGACCACCCCGACGTGACGTACCGGTTCTTCGACCTGCTGACCGTGGATCCGGACCGGATCCGGGGGATGTTCGCCGCGCTGATGGACCTCTTCGACGCGGGCGTGCTGGAGCCGAGCCCGATCACCACCTGGCCGATCGACCGGGCCCCGGCGGCCTTCCGCCATCTCCAGCAGGCCCGGCACGTCGGCAAGCTGGTGCTGACCCTGCCCGGCGCGCTCGACCCCGAGGGGACCGTCCTGATCACCGGCGGCACCGGCACGCTGGGCCGGCTGCTGGCCCGGCACCTGGTCACCCGGCACTCCGTCCGGCACCTGCTGTTGACCGGCCGACGCGGCCGGGACGCGGACGGGGTGGCCGAGCTGGAGAAGGAGCTGGCCGAGCTGGGTGCGGAGGTGACCGTCGCGGCCTGTGACGTCGCCGACCGGGAGGCCCTGGCCCGGGTGCTGGACGCCGTGCCGGCGGCGCACCCGCTCACGGCGGTCGTGCACACCGCCGGCCTGCTCGACGACGCCACGGTCGAGGCACTCGCACCGGATCAGGTGGCCCGGGTCCTGCGCCCCAAGGTGGATGGTTCCTGGCACCTGCACGACCTGACCCGGGACCGGCCGCTGGACGCGTTCGTACTCTTCTCCTCGGTCGCCGGGACGATCGGGCTGGCCGGTCAGGGCAACTACGCCGCCGCGAACGCGTTCCTCGACGGGCTGGCGGCGCTACGCCGGTCCACCGGCCGCACCGCCACCTCGCTGGCCTGGGGCCTGTGGGCCGAGTCCAGCGGGATGACGGGGCACCTCGCCGAGGCCGACCTGGCCCGGATGAGCCGCGCCGGCGTCGCCGGCCTCTCCAACGAGGAGGGTCTCGCCCTGTTCGACCTGGCCGTCGCCCGCGACCAGGCCCATCTGGTGCCGGTCCGGCTGGACCGGGCCGCGCTGCGCGGCCGGACGGACCGGGACACCGTGCCCGGGATGTTCCGTGACCTCGTCCCGCCGCCCGGACGGCGGGTCGTCGAGCGGGTGACGCGGGGCACCGGGTCGGCCTCCTCCTGGGCCGACCAGCTCGCCCAACTGCCGCAGGAGCGCCGGCACGACGCCCTGGTCCGGCTGCTGAGCACCGAGGTCGCCTCGGTGCTGGGCCGCAACGGCGGGATCGACCACGGGCAGACGTTCCGCGACCTCGGCTTCGATTCGCTCGCCTCGGTGGAGCTGCGCAACCGGCTCCGGACCGCCACCGGCCTCCGGCTGAGCGCCGGGGTGGTCTTCGAGTACCCCCGGGTGGGCGAGCTGGCGGAGGTCCTGCTCGACCAGGTGCTGGCGGCGGGGAAGGCGTAA
- a CDS encoding AfsR/SARP family transcriptional regulator: protein MLSLAPEALDSLRFEQLVAQGRAALESGRTEAAARILRDALALWRGPALVDVTPGPILQVEVLRLEEMSKSALELRIEADLLLGRHHELLSELVGLSARQPTHEGFQAKLMLALYRAGRRSEALGVYQGARKALVAELGVDPSGDLQRLHRAILEGDPSLSEAGPPPIGLECLAMSIPRQRRLEHRQVGAVQ from the coding sequence ATGCTCTCGCTCGCGCCGGAGGCACTCGACTCGCTGCGCTTCGAACAACTGGTGGCGCAGGGGCGCGCCGCACTGGAATCTGGTCGTACGGAGGCCGCGGCCCGGATCCTCCGGGACGCTCTGGCGCTCTGGCGGGGACCAGCGCTGGTGGACGTCACGCCGGGGCCCATCCTCCAGGTGGAGGTGCTGCGGCTGGAGGAGATGAGCAAGAGCGCCCTGGAACTGCGCATCGAGGCGGACCTGCTGCTGGGGCGTCACCACGAACTCCTCAGCGAGTTGGTCGGACTCTCCGCGCGGCAGCCCACCCACGAGGGCTTCCAGGCCAAGCTGATGCTCGCGCTCTACCGTGCCGGGCGCCGCTCCGAGGCGCTCGGTGTCTACCAGGGGGCCCGCAAGGCTCTGGTGGCCGAGCTGGGGGTGGACCCCTCGGGTGACCTGCAACGCCTGCACCGGGCCATCCTCGAAGGCGACCCGAGCCTCAGCGAGGCCGGTCCGCCGCCCATCGGGCTGGAGTGCCTGGCGATGTCCATCCCCCGGCAGCGGCGGCTGGAGCACCGGCAGGTCGGCGCGGTGCAGTAG